One Candidatus Melainabacteria bacterium DNA segment encodes these proteins:
- a CDS encoding ABC transporter permease, which yields MKTTIIRIVFFILLFFIWFLFVKLTNTPSYILPEPFEVIDSFYYGFLKGNYSIAISYSLVRVLTGYFLALGVGVIIGILIARYYILDITFGRMILSLQSIPSVAWVPLALLWFGITDSAVIFIIILEAILPIALSTKNAMKNIPQSLIRAAQTLGSRGLHLYKNVIIKAMIPELVTGLRLSWAFAWRALIAGELFISGAGIGQTLELGRSLADMAQVIAMITTIGVIGFLTENIFFGMIERRVRIAWGLQ from the coding sequence ATGAAAACTACCATTATTAGAATTGTTTTTTTTATACTTTTATTTTTTATATGGTTTTTGTTTGTAAAGCTTACTAATACTCCTTCTTACATACTTCCAGAACCATTTGAAGTAATAGATAGTTTTTATTATGGATTCTTAAAAGGAAATTATTCAATTGCAATATCTTATTCGCTTGTTAGAGTTTTAACAGGTTATTTTTTAGCACTTGGTGTTGGAGTTATTATTGGAATATTAATTGCTAGATATTATATACTTGACATTACTTTCGGTAGAATGATCCTTTCACTTCAGTCAATCCCAAGTGTTGCGTGGGTTCCACTTGCCTTACTTTGGTTTGGAATAACTGATAGCGCAGTAATTTTTATTATTATTTTAGAAGCTATTTTACCTATTGCATTAAGTACAAAAAATGCTATGAAAAATATTCCACAGAGTTTAATAAGAGCAGCTCAAACACTTGGCTCCAGAGGATTACATTTATACAAAAACGTTATTATAAAAGCAATGATTCCTGAACTTGTAACTGGCTTAAGATTAAGCTGGGCATTTGCATGGAGAGCATTAATAGCTGGTGAACTTTTTATAAGTGGAGCTGGCATTGGACAAACACTTGAGCTTGGAAGATCGCTTGCAGATATGGCTCAAGTAATTGCAATGATTACAACTATTGGAGTAATTGGGTTTTTAACTGAAAATATTTTCTTTGGAATGATTGAAAGACGTGTAAGAATAGCATGGGGACTGCAATGA
- a CDS encoding ABC transporter substrate-binding protein, whose protein sequence is MKFITYVLLIVLFFTSCSSNKLKNEKNLRLGYMPNVTHATALIGIEKNIFQDELTSNIKLKLIHFVVGNSIIDAFITNQIDIAYVGPGPFINALYRKVPIKLLAGACNGGTTIVETLRATSLQEGSRIAIPQYGNTQDLLLRLFLEKNNLTDKVKIIAIPPQDTGTAFFTMSIDAACLPEPWGIILIKKGVCKLLIDEKSILNGQDYPVTLLIVNKKYAEEHPDLVEKFLNAHKKINEFIIKNPKESIEIVTKAISNISKKQIDSSIIKKSFDRCKFENKVNLNLLNKFKEIGVKAGYYENYHY, encoded by the coding sequence ATGAAATTTATTACTTATGTTTTATTAATTGTCTTATTCTTTACATCCTGTTCGTCAAATAAATTAAAAAATGAAAAAAATCTCCGCCTTGGATACATGCCAAATGTTACTCATGCAACAGCACTTATTGGAATTGAAAAAAATATATTTCAAGATGAACTTACAAGTAATATAAAATTAAAACTAATTCATTTTGTAGTTGGGAATAGTATTATTGATGCATTTATAACTAATCAAATTGATATTGCATACGTAGGCCCAGGACCTTTTATTAATGCCCTTTACAGAAAAGTACCAATTAAATTGTTAGCAGGAGCATGTAACGGTGGCACCACCATTGTAGAGACGTTGCGCGCAACGTCTCTACAGGAGGGTTCTCGCATCGCCATTCCACAATATGGCAACACACAGGATTTACTTTTAAGATTGTTTTTAGAGAAAAACAATTTAACAGATAAGGTAAAAATTATTGCAATTCCACCACAAGATACTGGAACTGCTTTTTTTACAATGTCAATTGATGCTGCTTGCTTACCAGAACCTTGGGGAATAATTTTAATTAAAAAAGGTGTTTGTAAATTACTTATAGATGAAAAATCTATTTTAAATGGACAAGATTATCCTGTTACATTACTTATAGTAAATAAAAAATATGCAGAAGAACATCCTGATTTGGTGGAAAAATTTTTAAATGCCCATAAAAAGATAAATGAATTCATTATTAAAAATCCTAAAGAATCAATAGAAATTGTTACAAAAGCTATTTCTAATATTTCGAAAAAACAAATTGATTCAAGTATAATTAAAAAATCCTTTGATAGATGTAAGTTTGAAAATAAGGTTAATTTAAATTTATTAAATAAGTTTAAAGAAATTGGAGTAAAAGCAGGTTATTATGAAAACTACCATTATTAG